The following proteins come from a genomic window of Fimbriimonadia bacterium:
- a CDS encoding prepilin-type N-terminal cleavage/methylation domain-containing protein: MYTGVVRRDSRPYSGARRHGPVTALAFTLIELLVVIAIIAVLAAILFPIFSHARLKAHQTTCVSNMRQLGIANMEYASDYNSCLPIPHNTANASIWWVDTWRERVQPYCKSKGILHCPSKTFIQHRNAGGHDVGHYGVNPWLTHWPYAHIVPGGFGYSRLPEIQMPAGTILEGENRDGDWSAEPLNTYPGDSGIEGHFHPYHFDGGSWIFCDGHAKWMPITVAEADEFYLWLKRKPY, encoded by the coding sequence ATGTACACTGGTGTCGTGCGACGAGACAGCCGCCCGTATTCCGGCGCGCGCCGTCACGGTCCGGTCACGGCGCTTGCCTTCACGCTGATCGAGCTTCTGGTGGTCATCGCCATCATCGCGGTGCTTGCCGCCATCCTCTTTCCCATCTTCTCGCACGCGCGGCTGAAGGCGCACCAGACCACCTGCGTCTCCAATATGCGACAGCTCGGTATCGCGAACATGGAATACGCCTCCGACTACAATTCCTGCCTGCCCATTCCCCACAACACGGCGAACGCCAGCATCTGGTGGGTGGACACCTGGCGCGAGCGAGTGCAGCCCTACTGCAAAAGCAAGGGCATTCTGCACTGCCCCAGCAAGACCTTCATCCAACACCGGAACGCAGGCGGGCACGACGTAGGGCATTACGGCGTCAACCCGTGGCTGACTCACTGGCCCTACGCGCACATCGTTCCCGGTGGGTTCGGCTATTCGCGCCTGCCCGAGATCCAAATGCCCGCCGGCACGATTCTCGAGGGCGAGAACCGAGATGGCGACTGGTCGGCGGAACCGCTAAACACGTACCCGGGCGACTCCGGTATCGAAGGGCACTTCCACCCATACCACTTCGATGGCGGGAGCTGGATTTTCTGCGACGGACACGCGAAATGGATGCCCATCACGGTGGCCGAAGCCGATGAGTTCTACCTCTGGCTGAAGAGGAAACCGTACTAG
- a CDS encoding fucose isomerase: MSRTTLGVIVGNRGFFPDHLCKTGRERILALLEKMGFDTVVLPESVGKFGSVETFGEARACAELFRKHADDIDGILVTLPNFGDERAVADTIRLAALNVPVLVHAFADKPAKMSLADRADSFCGKMSVCNNLRQYGIPFSLTALHTVDPDNDSFREDLQRFGATCRVVRGLRNLRVGCIGARPAAFNTVRYSEKLLERSGITVETLDLSEVIGRANRLSSDDPVVKAKLDEIRAYTQTEGIPAESLDRMARLGAVVDAWMRDRELAATAFQCWTSIEEFYGIVPCTLMSMMSDRLMPSACETDIAGVLGMHILQLASGKPSALLDWNNNYGDDPDKCVVFHCSNLPKSVFREQRMSLQDIIAASVGRENAYGTIVGRMQPGPLSFLRISTDDLAGDIVGYVGEGRVTDDPLDTFGGFGVVEVPNLQLLLHYICANGFEHHVAANLSEVAAPVYDALTTYLEWDIHWHA, encoded by the coding sequence ATGTCGAGAACCACACTAGGTGTCATAGTAGGAAACCGCGGCTTCTTCCCGGATCACCTATGTAAGACCGGGCGGGAGCGGATACTGGCACTGCTCGAGAAAATGGGATTCGACACGGTCGTGCTACCGGAAAGCGTGGGTAAGTTCGGTTCGGTCGAAACGTTTGGTGAGGCGAGGGCCTGTGCCGAATTATTCCGTAAGCACGCAGACGATATAGATGGCATCTTGGTAACGCTGCCCAACTTTGGCGACGAGCGCGCAGTCGCCGACACCATCCGTCTCGCAGCACTGAACGTGCCCGTCCTGGTGCATGCCTTCGCAGACAAGCCGGCAAAGATGTCGCTCGCAGACAGGGCCGACAGCTTCTGCGGAAAGATGTCGGTGTGCAACAACTTGCGTCAGTATGGGATCCCGTTCTCGCTGACCGCGCTGCACACGGTGGACCCGGACAACGACTCCTTCCGAGAAGATCTGCAGCGGTTCGGCGCCACCTGTCGAGTGGTGCGAGGGCTGCGCAACCTCCGCGTCGGTTGCATAGGCGCGCGTCCGGCAGCTTTCAACACCGTGCGCTACAGCGAGAAGCTTCTCGAGAGATCGGGCATCACTGTCGAGACGCTAGACCTGTCCGAGGTGATCGGTCGCGCCAATCGTCTAAGCTCGGATGATCCAGTGGTCAAAGCGAAGCTGGACGAGATCCGTGCCTACACCCAGACCGAGGGTATCCCCGCCGAAAGCCTGGATCGCATGGCTCGCCTGGGTGCAGTGGTGGACGCTTGGATGCGGGACCGTGAGTTGGCAGCCACGGCCTTCCAGTGTTGGACCTCCATCGAGGAGTTCTACGGAATCGTGCCCTGCACCCTAATGTCCATGATGAGCGACCGGTTGATGCCCTCTGCATGCGAGACCGACATAGCAGGCGTGCTGGGAATGCACATCCTTCAGCTCGCTTCGGGCAAGCCTTCGGCACTGCTAGACTGGAACAACAACTATGGGGACGATCCGGACAAGTGCGTGGTGTTCCACTGTTCCAATCTGCCGAAGAGCGTGTTCCGAGAGCAGAGGATGTCGTTGCAGGACATTATCGCAGCCAGCGTGGGCCGGGAGAACGCTTATGGCACCATCGTCGGGCGCATGCAGCCGGGGCCGCTGAGCTTCCTACGCATTTCCACGGATGACCTGGCGGGCGACATCGTCGGATACGTGGGCGAGGGTCGCGTGACGGATGATCCGCTAGACACCTTCGGTGGTTTCGGAGTAGTGGAGGTGCCCAACCTGCAACTCCTGCTGCACTATATCTGTGCGAACGGCTTCGAACACCACGTGGCCGCGAACCTCTCCGAGGTCGCAGCACCGGTTTACGACGCTCTGACGACGTATCTGGAGTGGGACATCCACTGGCACGCATGA
- a CDS encoding GyrI-like domain-containing protein, translated as MKEPTFEDRAGFTLLGVGERIVLEQADWKALWAAFERRMADIAPVALGEACYGAYFDAGDPKASDFLAGMMIPAGTAAKEGLVARDVPEARYAVFECSMEEIGPTWHRIFGEWLPGSGYRYVEGNPCFEEFAPGVMEGNVPVRIFVPVTG; from the coding sequence ATGAAAGAGCCGACGTTTGAGGATCGTGCCGGATTCACGCTCTTGGGAGTGGGCGAGCGCATCGTGCTCGAGCAGGCCGATTGGAAGGCCCTGTGGGCCGCATTCGAGAGGCGGATGGCTGATATCGCGCCTGTTGCACTGGGAGAGGCGTGCTATGGAGCCTACTTCGACGCGGGAGACCCGAAGGCGAGCGACTTCTTGGCGGGCATGATGATTCCCGCCGGGACCGCGGCGAAGGAAGGACTCGTCGCCCGCGATGTTCCCGAGGCAAGATACGCGGTCTTCGAGTGCAGCATGGAGGAGATCGGGCCGACCTGGCATCGCATCTTCGGTGAGTGGCTGCCAGGGTCTGGGTATCGTTACGTAGAGGGGAACCCGTGTTTCGAGGAGTTTGCCCCCGGCGTGATGGAGGGCAATGTGCCCGTCCGTATCTTCGTGCCGGTGACGGGGTAG
- a CDS encoding peptidylprolyl isomerase, producing the protein MASHIGLCLAATIALAFGVTTVSDAQTTKGGKGTTATSQPAKTPAQQRPNWYNIPEDRFVPAWAPDKAVAKVNGEAITAREVTTFLWDWRAADVVNTLMIFKLIDQEANRQKIRVTRADVLAKMDETLADLKPLVPAGRTLEQELLARNTAWTRLYIQIRATIQLDRIIEQSLKRDDLVSTAQIIIRVPGNTPEEQEKNKAATLEAAQKVVEEIRGGLSWDEAVEKYSEDPFTKGKGGDLGWRWKEELDPKFAEAVLGKNVGAVTDPIETPSGYQIVRLVKTGQQATPEEYKTAVDRITEMKRGMIVRELQDKAKMENYIVPVVPPGAMTPRQPQPSPEGNRPPR; encoded by the coding sequence ATGGCGTCCCACATCGGATTGTGCCTAGCAGCCACCATTGCACTGGCATTCGGAGTTACCACGGTTAGCGATGCCCAGACGACAAAGGGCGGGAAGGGAACCACCGCTACCAGCCAGCCTGCAAAGACCCCGGCGCAGCAGCGACCCAATTGGTACAACATCCCCGAGGACCGCTTCGTGCCCGCATGGGCCCCGGATAAGGCTGTAGCAAAGGTGAACGGCGAGGCGATCACCGCACGCGAAGTCACCACCTTCCTGTGGGATTGGCGCGCCGCGGATGTCGTCAACACACTGATGATTTTCAAGCTGATAGACCAAGAGGCCAATCGGCAGAAGATCCGGGTGACCCGCGCAGACGTGTTGGCCAAGATGGATGAGACACTGGCCGATCTCAAACCCCTCGTGCCCGCCGGACGCACGTTGGAACAGGAACTATTGGCTCGGAATACCGCTTGGACGAGGCTCTACATTCAGATCCGTGCGACCATCCAGCTCGATCGCATCATTGAGCAGAGCCTGAAGCGCGATGACCTGGTCTCCACGGCGCAGATCATCATCCGCGTGCCGGGCAACACCCCCGAAGAGCAGGAAAAGAATAAGGCGGCAACGCTCGAAGCCGCCCAGAAGGTCGTCGAGGAGATCCGCGGTGGGCTATCCTGGGACGAAGCGGTCGAGAAGTACAGCGAGGACCCGTTTACGAAGGGTAAGGGCGGAGACCTCGGATGGCGCTGGAAGGAAGAGCTGGACCCCAAGTTCGCAGAAGCTGTTTTGGGCAAGAATGTCGGCGCTGTCACCGATCCGATCGAGACGCCGAGCGGATACCAGATCGTGCGCTTGGTCAAAACAGGCCAGCAGGCCACTCCCGAGGAGTACAAGACTGCCGTGGACCGCATCACCGAGATGAAGCGCGGGATGATCGTGCGCGAACTCCAGGACAAGGCGAAGATGGAAAACTACATCGTGCCTGTGGTCCCTCCTGGCGCAATGACTCCCAGGCAGCCGCAGCCCTCGCCCGAGGGCAACCGACCACCCCGCTAG
- a CDS encoding MoxR family ATPase, translating into MDTGVQQVAEAAERLRGEIRKAIAGQDEVVDQLLIALLADGHVLLEGVPGVAKTLAVRSLALACDLPFRRIQFTPDLMPSDITGTSVYVSSSGVFELRLGPIFTSVLLADEINRTPPKTQAALLEAMEERRVTIEGSTQSLPDPFIVFATQNPIEYEGTYPLPEAQLDRFLFKVLVDYPDESAELTVLDLHHRGFRPSRLDEAGIVSVVSALELAPLRAAIAGVQVTAEVLRYIGSLVRKTRGAEHLVLGGSPRAGVALLSGSKAAAALHGRDYVTPDDVMSVYLPAMRHRVLLRPEAEIEGLRPDDVLKNLARQVPVPR; encoded by the coding sequence ATGGACACCGGCGTGCAACAGGTTGCGGAAGCGGCGGAGCGACTTCGAGGCGAAATCCGCAAGGCGATCGCGGGGCAGGACGAGGTCGTGGACCAACTTCTGATCGCACTGCTCGCGGACGGGCACGTGTTGTTGGAAGGTGTCCCCGGCGTGGCGAAGACCCTCGCCGTACGGTCTCTCGCGCTTGCATGCGACCTCCCGTTCCGCCGCATTCAGTTTACACCTGACCTGATGCCTTCCGACATCACCGGCACATCGGTGTACGTCTCCTCTAGCGGCGTGTTCGAGCTACGACTCGGACCGATCTTCACCAGCGTCCTGCTTGCGGACGAGATAAACCGCACGCCCCCGAAAACTCAGGCTGCACTCCTCGAAGCCATGGAGGAGCGGAGGGTGACCATCGAGGGTTCGACCCAGAGCCTGCCGGACCCGTTCATCGTATTTGCCACACAGAACCCCATAGAGTACGAGGGAACCTACCCGCTGCCCGAGGCACAACTCGATCGCTTCCTGTTCAAGGTGCTGGTGGATTATCCCGACGAGTCGGCCGAGCTCACAGTCTTGGACCTCCATCACCGCGGATTCCGTCCCTCTAGGCTCGACGAGGCGGGCATTGTGTCAGTAGTCAGTGCGCTCGAGCTGGCACCTCTACGCGCGGCCATCGCCGGGGTGCAGGTTACTGCGGAGGTGCTACGGTACATAGGCTCACTCGTCCGCAAGACTCGTGGGGCCGAGCATCTAGTGTTGGGTGGCTCGCCTCGTGCTGGTGTTGCGTTGCTCTCGGGATCGAAGGCGGCTGCTGCGCTTCACGGGCGCGATTACGTAACCCCCGACGACGTTATGTCGGTCTATCTGCCAGCAATGAGGCACAGAGTGCTTCTCCGTCCGGAAGCCGAGATAGAAGGGCTGAGGCCGGACGACGTACTGAAGAACCTGGCGCGCCAAGTACCCGTGCCGCGCTAG
- the dnaK gene encoding molecular chaperone DnaK — MGKAVGIDLGTTNSVVAVMEGGEPTVISTAEGGRILPSVVGFKKNGERLVGVTAKRQVVVNSDNTIYSAKRFIGRRFDEVTEEVKLVPFKVKPDKNGMVTFHIPAMNKDYTPVEIGAMVLGKLKADAEAYLGEPVTDAVITVPAYFNDSQRTATKQAGEVAGLNVLRIINEPTAAALAYGLDKKKNETVLVFDLGGGTFDVSILDVGEGVFEVKSTSGDTHLGGDDFDDRIVQYVVKEFKKDTGVDLMKQPDALQRIREAAEKAKTELSTQVTANINLPYITAVDNQPKHLDMTITRAQFEGLCTDLLERVKKPFHQALEDAKLKPQDIDEVLLVGGSTRMPMVQELVKTLCGKEPNRGVNPDEVVAVGAAIQAGVLAGEVKGIVLLDVTPLSLGVETLGDVMDILIERNTTIPTKKQRTYTTAKDGQTEVEIHILQGERSRASANKSLGKFHLTGIPPAPARVPQIEVTFDIDANGILNVSARDLATNRQQAITITGSGSLAKEEIERMIAEAESLKDQDREFRERAETFNKADQLCYSVEKTLADLGDQLSEADKTTVNDLVASLRKAVADQNLEEVNRLHNDLEQEFYKLSKQVYERAGSPTQQEAPPTEETVGAAAGTSSSGPDEDVIDAEFKTE, encoded by the coding sequence ATGGGCAAAGCAGTTGGCATAGACTTGGGCACGACGAACTCGGTCGTGGCTGTGATGGAAGGCGGCGAGCCTACCGTCATCAGCACCGCGGAGGGTGGACGGATTCTTCCCTCTGTAGTCGGGTTCAAAAAGAACGGAGAGCGTCTTGTAGGCGTGACTGCCAAGCGACAGGTGGTGGTGAACTCCGACAACACCATCTACTCTGCAAAGAGGTTCATTGGCCGTCGGTTCGACGAGGTCACCGAGGAGGTCAAGCTCGTTCCCTTCAAGGTGAAGCCGGACAAGAACGGGATGGTCACCTTCCACATCCCCGCGATGAACAAGGACTATACGCCGGTGGAGATCGGTGCGATGGTGCTCGGCAAGCTGAAGGCAGACGCCGAGGCCTACTTGGGCGAGCCGGTTACCGATGCGGTCATCACCGTACCGGCGTACTTCAACGACTCACAGCGCACGGCGACCAAGCAAGCCGGCGAAGTGGCCGGGCTGAACGTGCTACGCATCATCAACGAGCCCACTGCTGCGGCACTAGCATACGGCCTTGACAAGAAAAAGAACGAGACCGTACTGGTATTCGACCTGGGTGGAGGAACCTTCGACGTCAGCATTTTGGACGTTGGAGAGGGTGTTTTCGAGGTGAAGTCCACCAGTGGCGACACGCACCTGGGCGGAGACGATTTCGATGACCGCATCGTGCAGTACGTGGTGAAGGAGTTCAAGAAAGACACCGGCGTGGACCTGATGAAGCAGCCCGATGCCCTTCAGCGCATACGCGAGGCGGCGGAGAAAGCCAAGACCGAGCTGTCGACGCAGGTCACGGCCAACATCAACCTGCCCTACATTACGGCGGTGGACAATCAGCCGAAGCACCTGGACATGACCATCACGCGCGCACAGTTCGAAGGGCTGTGCACCGACCTGCTGGAAAGGGTGAAGAAGCCGTTCCACCAGGCTCTGGAAGACGCGAAGCTGAAGCCTCAGGACATCGACGAGGTTTTGTTAGTCGGCGGTTCGACCCGTATGCCGATGGTGCAAGAGCTGGTCAAGACGCTGTGCGGCAAGGAGCCGAACCGTGGCGTCAACCCAGACGAGGTGGTTGCGGTCGGTGCGGCGATTCAGGCCGGCGTGCTTGCGGGCGAGGTCAAGGGCATCGTCTTGCTTGACGTCACTCCGCTATCCTTGGGCGTGGAGACGCTCGGCGACGTGATGGACATCCTGATCGAGCGAAACACCACGATCCCGACGAAAAAGCAACGGACCTACACCACTGCTAAGGACGGGCAGACTGAAGTCGAGATTCACATCCTGCAGGGCGAGAGGAGCCGCGCAAGCGCCAACAAGTCGCTCGGGAAGTTCCATCTGACCGGGATTCCACCGGCGCCCGCGCGGGTTCCGCAAATCGAAGTCACCTTCGACATCGATGCCAACGGGATTCTGAACGTCAGCGCAAGGGACCTGGCTACCAACCGCCAGCAGGCTATCACGATCACCGGCTCGGGCAGCCTCGCCAAGGAGGAGATCGAGCGAATGATCGCCGAGGCTGAGAGCCTGAAAGACCAGGACCGCGAGTTTCGCGAGCGCGCCGAGACCTTCAACAAGGCCGACCAACTCTGTTACAGCGTGGAAAAGACACTCGCCGACCTCGGCGACCAGCTATCCGAGGCTGACAAGACTACGGTCAACGACCTGGTCGCATCGCTGCGGAAAGCTGTGGCGGACCAGAACTTGGAAGAGGTGAATCGCCTACACAACGACCTGGAGCAGGAGTTCTACAAGCTGTCGAAGCAGGTGTACGAGCGCGCGGGCAGCCCGACGCAGCAAGAGGCTCCCCCCACCGAGGAGACCGTCGGAGCTGCCGCCGGTACATCGAGTTCCGGCCCTGACGAGGACGTGATCGACGCAGAGTTCAAGACCGAATAG
- a CDS encoding Hsp20/alpha crystallin family protein encodes MTLSRQDPMTPFGRFDRIVRRLFDEINAPAWNEISAGVSAWAPPVDIKETESELILTAELPGVKMEDIDIEMAGEHLTIKGKREFEQTTEKDNYIRVERAYGSFSRSFMLGVPIEADKVEASYKDGVLTVTLPKSPSVRPKKVQVNVS; translated from the coding sequence ATGACACTGTCAAGACAAGACCCGATGACGCCTTTCGGGCGCTTCGACCGCATAGTTCGAAGGCTGTTCGACGAGATAAACGCGCCGGCTTGGAACGAGATCTCTGCGGGCGTGTCTGCGTGGGCTCCCCCCGTGGACATCAAGGAGACCGAGTCCGAGCTAATTCTAACGGCTGAGCTGCCCGGAGTCAAGATGGAGGACATCGACATCGAAATGGCGGGCGAGCACCTGACCATCAAGGGCAAGCGCGAGTTCGAGCAGACTACCGAGAAGGACAACTACATCCGCGTCGAACGGGCTTACGGGAGCTTCTCCCGCTCGTTCATGCTCGGCGTTCCGATCGAGGCGGATAAGGTGGAGGCCAGCTACAAGGACGGCGTGCTCACGGTGACGCTGCCGAAGTCGCCCAGCGTGCGCCCGAAAAAGGTACAGGTCAACGTCAGCTAA
- the dnaJ gene encoding molecular chaperone DnaJ, with protein MPGKDYYSVLGVGRNATDKEIKAAYRKKARQFHPDVNPGNKDAEEKFKEVSAAYEVLSDPQKRKMYDTFGANYEQAQQAGERFQDFDLGGFRFGDLGDIFSQFMRGQGGSTTTVRPPQDIQYESEITLEEAFGGVTKTITLQLDEPCAGCSGTGSRASGKRRTCPTCGGRGAIGGLFGMQSACPECGGSGQTDRDVCPECKGRGSTPGRRKVTVKIPAGVADGQKVRVAGQGVAGSSGRKGDLYVVVRVRPHEKFRRDRDDLHVEVPVYFTTAALGGEVQVPTMRGQVRMTLPAGTQCGQKFRLRGEGMPRLRGQGRGDLYATAKVILPKRLSVKQRELFTQLAELGEQ; from the coding sequence ATGCCAGGCAAAGACTATTACTCCGTGCTCGGAGTCGGACGCAATGCTACTGACAAGGAGATAAAGGCGGCCTATCGCAAGAAAGCCAGGCAGTTCCACCCCGACGTGAACCCCGGCAATAAGGATGCCGAGGAGAAGTTCAAGGAAGTCAGCGCCGCCTACGAGGTGCTATCCGATCCGCAGAAGCGAAAGATGTACGACACCTTCGGCGCCAACTACGAGCAGGCGCAGCAGGCTGGCGAACGATTCCAAGACTTCGATCTAGGTGGGTTCCGTTTCGGCGACCTCGGAGATATCTTCTCGCAGTTCATGCGCGGTCAGGGTGGCTCTACCACCACCGTCCGACCACCGCAAGACATCCAGTACGAATCCGAGATCACTCTGGAAGAGGCTTTCGGGGGGGTCACAAAGACCATCACCCTACAGCTCGACGAGCCCTGCGCCGGCTGCAGCGGCACCGGCTCGAGAGCCAGCGGCAAGCGCCGCACATGCCCCACCTGTGGCGGACGCGGTGCGATTGGCGGTCTGTTCGGCATGCAGTCCGCTTGCCCAGAGTGTGGCGGCTCGGGACAGACGGATAGAGATGTGTGCCCCGAGTGCAAGGGACGAGGATCCACGCCCGGCCGCCGAAAGGTGACCGTGAAGATACCCGCGGGCGTGGCCGACGGTCAGAAGGTGCGGGTCGCCGGGCAAGGAGTGGCGGGGAGTTCCGGACGCAAGGGGGACCTGTACGTGGTAGTGCGGGTTCGACCGCACGAGAAGTTTCGGCGAGATCGCGACGACCTTCACGTCGAAGTGCCCGTGTACTTCACGACCGCTGCTTTGGGGGGTGAGGTGCAGGTGCCTACCATGCGCGGCCAGGTCAGGATGACCCTCCCAGCCGGCACGCAGTGCGGACAGAAGTTCCGGTTGCGAGGAGAAGGCATGCCACGGCTGCGCGGACAGGGACGCGGTGACCTGTATGCAACCGCGAAGGTGATCCTTCCCAAGCGCCTGTCGGTGAAGCAGCGAGAGCTATTCACTCAACTAGCGGAGCTGGGGGAGCAATGA
- a CDS encoding MerR family transcriptional regulator produces the protein MTRDEPLYPIGVVSRLCGCHPQTLRMYERLGLIKPQRVGAKNRMYSEADLERLRRIQRLTQDMGVNLAGVEVILRLLDEIAEMQTEFDEHLTKLQHEMERRIAELMKDSQAPVPAERVTITRFRRRIDV, from the coding sequence ATGACACGCGACGAACCGCTGTACCCGATCGGTGTGGTATCGAGATTGTGTGGTTGCCATCCGCAGACGCTGCGCATGTACGAGCGCCTAGGGCTTATCAAGCCGCAGCGTGTGGGTGCCAAAAACCGTATGTACAGCGAGGCCGACCTAGAGCGTCTTCGCCGCATACAGCGTCTAACACAAGACATGGGAGTGAACCTAGCCGGTGTGGAAGTCATATTGCGGCTGTTGGACGAGATTGCCGAGATGCAGACCGAATTCGATGAGCACCTGACCAAGCTACAGCATGAGATGGAACGGCGGATTGCCGAACTGATGAAAGACAGCCAGGCACCCGTCCCAGCAGAGCGCGTGACGATCACTCGGTTTCGGCGGCGTATAGACGTATGA
- a CDS encoding amidohydrolase family protein, translating to MDAGPVIHRARWIVPVSSPPIEDGEIVVECGRIAEVRPATRQAAVEHGDAAILPGFVNAHCHLEYTDLAGMTTERSFVPWLRQVTNLKRTAEPETFFEGARRGALMNARAGIGAVGDFSDAPVSVQALNEAGLRGVVFQEVIALRDQPTWRESLDACRHKADQQRQAAGLHVDVRLAPHAPYSVVEEALRTFSKGPTAIHCAESWEEVEFLTEGRGELADWFREMALPVRPVHATPVEYLGRVGLLRPEVQLVHCVQLSGDDIETIARACCSVVHCPRSNSQLGVGTAPVHELLEAGVNVALGTDSLLSNDDFDMFEEMRAAQSANLARGMPFIPARTLLAMATRNAAHSLGLGDRCGVLAPGASADFQVLSLDSPNADSTLGIEDALISVGSANAVGALYVRGQLVHQA from the coding sequence GTGGATGCAGGACCTGTGATCCACCGTGCGAGGTGGATCGTTCCCGTGTCGTCTCCTCCTATCGAAGACGGCGAGATCGTCGTAGAGTGCGGGCGCATCGCGGAGGTTCGCCCGGCCACGCGGCAGGCGGCTGTCGAGCACGGCGATGCAGCTATTCTCCCCGGCTTCGTGAATGCGCACTGCCACCTGGAGTACACCGACCTAGCAGGCATGACAACGGAGCGTAGTTTCGTGCCTTGGTTGCGCCAAGTGACAAATCTAAAGCGAACTGCGGAACCAGAGACCTTTTTCGAGGGCGCCCGCCGTGGTGCACTCATGAACGCGCGAGCGGGGATAGGCGCCGTCGGCGATTTTAGCGATGCTCCGGTCTCGGTGCAGGCGCTAAACGAAGCTGGGCTTCGTGGAGTGGTGTTTCAGGAAGTGATTGCCTTGCGCGACCAGCCGACGTGGCGAGAGAGCCTCGACGCATGCCGTCACAAGGCCGACCAACAGCGCCAAGCCGCCGGCCTGCATGTAGACGTAAGGTTGGCTCCGCATGCCCCCTACTCGGTCGTCGAAGAGGCGCTGAGGACCTTCTCAAAAGGGCCGACGGCGATTCACTGTGCCGAAAGTTGGGAGGAGGTGGAGTTCTTGACCGAGGGCAGGGGAGAGCTAGCAGACTGGTTCCGAGAAATGGCACTACCAGTTAGGCCTGTGCATGCGACCCCCGTGGAGTATCTCGGCCGTGTCGGTCTTCTGAGGCCAGAGGTGCAGTTAGTGCACTGCGTCCAGCTTAGCGGCGACGACATCGAGACCATCGCGCGAGCGTGTTGCTCCGTGGTTCACTGTCCACGCTCCAACTCCCAACTGGGTGTCGGTACTGCGCCGGTACACGAACTCCTGGAAGCGGGTGTGAACGTCGCGCTCGGCACCGATAGCTTGCTCTCCAACGACGACTTCGACATGTTCGAGGAGATGCGTGCCGCTCAATCGGCCAACCTCGCTCGCGGCATGCCATTCATACCGGCCCGCACACTGCTGGCCATGGCAACCCGCAACGCTGCCCATTCTCTGGGGCTCGGGGATCGCTGCGGCGTGTTGGCGCCTGGCGCGAGTGCCGACTTCCAGGTGCTTTCCCTAGATTCCCCGAACGCGGATTCTACTCTGGGCATCGAAGATGCGCTCATTTCGGTTGGCAGCGCGAACGCAGTAGGGGCGCTCTATGTCCGGGGCCAACTCGTCCATCAAGCGTAA
- a CDS encoding type II secretion system protein, whose translation MKRGFTLIELLVVIGILALLAAILFPVFNAARRKGNSATCVSNLKQIGASMAMYAENYSDRFPYAVDPTDKYTPEIWRQHPEWQVQIPYMPMLHEVLQPYQKSKEIWKCPADNGYKVEDFNDHVLYAMPTSYSKFGSSYVWRTEIAFRGIRVSTFKEGTKVNVLFDAAGHWHLGQRPIDPEDDYYSRIRRRESYVFNVLFGDLHVRQSTYDQVEEAWMQDL comes from the coding sequence ATGAAACGCGGGTTCACGCTCATTGAACTGCTCGTCGTAATCGGTATTCTGGCGCTGCTCGCCGCCATTCTCTTCCCGGTCTTCAACGCGGCCCGCCGCAAAGGCAACAGTGCGACATGCGTCTCGAACCTCAAACAGATCGGCGCCTCGATGGCCATGTACGCTGAGAACTATAGCGACCGCTTCCCTTACGCCGTGGATCCGACCGACAAGTACACGCCGGAGATCTGGAGGCAGCACCCCGAGTGGCAGGTGCAGATCCCTTATATGCCGATGCTGCACGAGGTGCTGCAACCGTATCAGAAGAGCAAAGAGATCTGGAAGTGCCCGGCTGACAATGGCTATAAGGTGGAGGACTTTAACGATCACGTTCTGTACGCCATGCCTACTAGCTACTCGAAGTTCGGTTCGAGCTACGTTTGGCGTACGGAGATCGCGTTCCGTGGCATTCGCGTGAGTACCTTCAAGGAAGGTACCAAGGTGAATGTACTCTTCGACGCAGCAGGGCACTGGCATCTGGGACAACGTCCCATAGACCCCGAGGACGACTACTACTCGCGCATCCGTAGGCGCGAGAGCTATGTGTTCAATGTGCTGTTCGGCGACCTTCACGTTCGCCAATCCACCTACGATCAGGTGGAGGAAGCGTGGATGCAGGACCTGTGA